One window of the Candidatus Palauibacter australiensis genome contains the following:
- a CDS encoding glycosyltransferase yields the protein MIHIGIPVHNERETIGPLLWRIRELLYGERRQFHVLVCDDASDDGTGEALDRYPRVLPLTVLRNEERRGYAVSLDRLIRATLRRSGYPRRDAFVSMQGDFSDSPERLPKMLRCFEGGADLVTVARGEPEPLNRRLTRAGGRLCAGRLLAAPAVTDPYASLRLYRLFALERAVAAGDGPLVQYEGWAANAALLLQVWPFVRRFEEIPHDPHPLRRYRDARFRVGEQLRQLFAAGRDRALREIGRQAMEVA from the coding sequence GTGATTCACATCGGGATTCCGGTTCACAACGAGCGCGAGACCATCGGTCCGCTGCTGTGGCGCATCCGCGAATTGCTCTACGGCGAGCGGCGGCAGTTTCACGTGCTCGTTTGCGACGATGCCTCGGACGACGGGACGGGCGAAGCGCTGGACCGGTATCCGCGGGTGCTCCCGCTGACCGTGCTCCGCAACGAGGAACGGCGGGGCTACGCCGTGAGCCTCGACCGGCTGATCCGGGCGACGCTTCGCCGCTCGGGCTACCCCCGCCGCGATGCGTTCGTCTCCATGCAGGGCGATTTCTCCGATTCGCCCGAGCGCTTGCCGAAGATGCTTCGCTGCTTCGAGGGCGGCGCCGATCTCGTCACGGTCGCGCGCGGCGAACCCGAACCCCTGAACCGGCGTCTGACCCGGGCCGGCGGCCGGCTCTGCGCCGGTCGTCTGCTGGCGGCTCCAGCCGTGACGGACCCTTATGCTTCTCTTCGGTTATATAGGTTGTTCGCTCTGGAACGCGCCGTCGCCGCCGGCGATGGGCCGCTGGTGCAGTACGAGGGCTGGGCCGCCAACGCCGCGCTGCTCCTGCAGGTGTGGCCGTTCGTACGAAGATTCGAGGAGATTCCGCATGATCCGCATCCCCTCCGCCGATACCGCGACGCGCGCTTCCGGGTCGGCGAGCAACTCCGGCAGCTGTTCGCGGCCGGCCGGGACCGCGCCCTGCGCGAAATCGGCCGGCAGGCTATGGAAGTCGCCTGA
- a CDS encoding SDR family oxidoreductase, protein MPERLPGLATVLASVLGAHAGSCLGLLAAFLAGSAPLAGQAGSETAGGGPFPPAWPFAIGQEAEYAVTFGPVRFGQMHLRVEAQDTIRNTPAYRIAMEMKGSIPGLVRTKFAQALWGNPELLDHVLARTPAGRIGQPRDITGAALYLASAASDFTTGAVFVLDGGVTAQSI, encoded by the coding sequence ATGCCGGAGCGCCTGCCAGGGCTCGCCACGGTCCTCGCGTCGGTTCTCGGTGCTCACGCCGGGTCTTGCCTCGGACTGCTAGCCGCCTTCCTAGCCGGTAGCGCCCCGCTCGCGGGCCAGGCCGGATCGGAAACGGCGGGCGGCGGTCCGTTTCCCCCGGCGTGGCCCTTCGCGATCGGCCAGGAGGCCGAATACGCGGTGACGTTCGGACCCGTGCGGTTCGGGCAGATGCACCTGCGCGTGGAAGCGCAGGATACGATCCGCAACACGCCCGCGTACCGGATCGCGATGGAGATGAAGGGAAGCATCCCCGGTTTGGTGCGGACGAAATTCGCGCAGGCGCTTTGGGGAAATCCGGAATTGCTGGATCACGTTTTGGCGCGGACGCCGGCGGGGCGCATCGGTCAGCCAAGGGATATCACGGGCGCAGCGCTTTACTTGGCCTCAGCCGCATCGGACTTCACGACCGGCGCAGTGTTTGTGCTCGACGGCGGAGTAACAGCCCAATCCATTTAA